GGCACTCGGCGTCGTCCAGGGTGTCGGCGGCCAGCACCTCGGCCGGGAGCGCGCGCTCGGCCAGGTCGTAGACCCGGCGCCACCCGACGCGGCGGGTGCAGACCACCTCACCGGTGTCGAGCAGGAACTCGATGGCGATCTTCTGGCCCGACCAGTCCCACCACGGGCCGCCCTTCTTGGCCCCGCCGATGTCGCCGGTCGTCACCGGACCGCCCGCGGCGAGGCGGGCTCGGACCTCCGCGAACACCGACTCGGCCGGGCGTTCGTGCCAGCGGATCCCGCGGTCGCGGAAGTGCCGCCGCCGGAACGAGTACAGCGGCCAGGTCTCGACCGGGAGGATGCAGGCCGCGTGCGACCAGTACTCCACGCAGGCGCCGCTCCAGAACGCCCGCTCGACGGCGGCGCGTCCGACCGGCCCGAGCCGGGCGTAGGGCACCAGCTCGTGGGATCGGGCGAGGACCGAGATCGTGTCCAGCTGGACCGCCCCGACTCCGCGCAGGACCGCCGCGGGATTGCGGGGCCGTGGTCCGAGCAGACCCTGGGCCCGCAGCGCGAGACGGCGCGCGTCAGCGGCGGAGAGGGAGTCCACCCCGCAGATACTGCCGGAGGGGTCCGACAATTACCCCGGGACAGTTACCCGGGACAACAACCTGTCAGTGACCCTCGGTGGAGTAGTCCTCCATGATCCCCACCGCGAGGGCGAAGATGCCGCCGGCGCCGGTGATGCCGACCCCGGTCCAGAACAGCCACCAGGTCGGGTCCATGCACAGCGCGACCCCGGCCACGGTGAATCCCACGCAGATGACGAGGACCGCGATCCACGAGATCGGGCGTCCCTGACCGCCGTGCGCCACCGGTGCCCTCCTCGAGCCGTACGTCGAATGTGCGGCGCTCACTCTACGCAGGGGGGTTGCCCCGGGAGTTACGGGGTCGGGGCGGCGGGGCGCGGGGCCGGATCCCCGGCGAGGCGGGCGTGCATCTCCATGTCGAACCAGCCCCCGCCGGCGCGGGGGAGCGCCCCGCGGGCGACGCCCTCCAGCAGGTAGCCCGCCGCGGTGGCCACCTGGCACGCCGCCGTGTTCTGCAGGGCGTGGTAGAGCGTCAGACGGTTCAGCTCCAGCGAGGTGAAGGCCCAGCGGGTGACCACGTTGACGGCCGCGACCGCGACGCCGCGCTGGCGCGCGGCCGGGGCGGTCCAGAACCCGATGTCGGCCGCGCGGGGCCAGATCCCGAACGAGCGGAGCGTGACCGAGCCCAGCAGCTCGGCGGTCGTGGCGTCCTGGACGGCGAAGGAGAGGACGCGTCCCTCCCGCCACGCCCGGAGGCGGGCGTCGATCCAGGCGCCGGCGGCCTCCTCGGTCTCGGGGACCTTGGCCACGGCCCACTCGCGCCAGACCGGGTCCCGCATCGCGGCGAGCAGCTCCGGGACCAGCCGGTGCTCCCACGGACGCAGCTGGAGCGTGCCGGCCGCGATCTCGATCGGCTCCGGCGGCAGCTCTGGAGGTGCGTGTGGGTCGGGAGTGGTCACAGAGACTATTCAAACTCAGCGCACGTCCCCTCCGGGCGCTAATGCGCCGACTGGGTCATTACGTCCCCCACCTGCGGACCCGTCCCACCGCGCCCCCCGCGGCCGACCTGCGGCGCACCGGCCACGCGGCGGACGTGCGGAGATCGCCGGACGCCTACGATGGGCTCCACGTTCGACCGCACGATTCGGCAGCACGACCAGGCAGGAGCTCCGCGGGTGCCCAATCTCCTCGACAAGATGCTGCGTACCGGCGAGGGCAAGACCTTGCGCAAGCTGGCCGGCATCGCCGAACAGGTGAACATCCTCGAGC
This window of the Sporichthya brevicatena genome carries:
- a CDS encoding winged helix-turn-helix domain-containing protein, translating into MDSLSAADARRLALRAQGLLGPRPRNPAAVLRGVGAVQLDTISVLARSHELVPYARLGPVGRAAVERAFWSGACVEYWSHAACILPVETWPLYSFRRRHFRDRGIRWHERPAESVFAEVRARLAAGGPVTTGDIGGAKKGGPWWDWSGQKIAIEFLLDTGEVVCTRRVGWRRVYDLAERALPAEVLAADTLDDAECHRRLVAAAGAAMGVATVADLADYPRISRADVEAVLPDTGLVPVEVEGWPARAWADPAALAQLDARGRHRTTLLSPFDSLIWDRKRTQRVFGFTHALEAYKPAAKRDYGYFTMPLLSGGRLLGRVDPKRVGTTLAAQAVFLDTSAAVAPMATALWEAAAWVGCDSVSIDRVEPVGLADRLHDALLAAA
- a CDS encoding HGxxPAAW family protein — protein: MAHGGQGRPISWIAVLVICVGFTVAGVALCMDPTWWLFWTGVGITGAGGIFALAVGIMEDYSTEGH
- a CDS encoding GNAT family N-acetyltransferase — translated: MTTPDPHAPPELPPEPIEIAAGTLQLRPWEHRLVPELLAAMRDPVWREWAVAKVPETEEAAGAWIDARLRAWREGRVLSFAVQDATTAELLGSVTLRSFGIWPRAADIGFWTAPAARQRGVAVAAVNVVTRWAFTSLELNRLTLYHALQNTAACQVATAAGYLLEGVARGALPRAGGGWFDMEMHARLAGDPAPRPAAPTP